One Companilactobacillus heilongjiangensis genomic window, GAGTTCGTGATTTTGCTCAAGTTGCCAATAAAGATACGATTGATTATGACATGGCCGAGTCAGCTTTGAACCAGTTGCAAGTTGATGATGCTGGGTTGGATCATATCGACAGACGAATTATGGAAATGATCATTGAACTTTATAATGGTGGTCCAGTTGGTCTAAAAGTTATTGCCGCTAATATCGGTGAAGAACAAGAAACAATTGAAGAAGTTTATGAACCATATCTTATGCAAATGGGATTCTTAAAGAGAACTGCTAAGGGTCGTGTTGTAACAAGAAAAGGTTATGAACACTTGGGTATGCCATACCCTGAAAAAAACGAGTAAAGTGATTTACTCGTTTTGGCGTATCTGAAGAATTCCGTTAAACCAGCTATCAAAGGAGAATTTTATATGTCACTATCAACAGAAGATTTTGATTACGATTTACCAGAAGAGCTCATCGCTCAGACACCAATTAAGGATCGGGACCAATCAAGACTTTTAGTTCTTGACCACGAAACGGGAGAGTATCAAGACAAGCATTTTTACGATATTTTGGATTATTTGAATCCAGGCGATGCTTTGGTAATGAACAATTCCCGTGTTCTTCCAGCTCGTTTGTACGGTAGTAAAGAAGATACTGATGGTCACGAAGAAGTCTTGTTATTGAATAATATTGAGGGCGACAAGTGGGAAGTTTTGATGAAACCTGCTAAGCGTGCCAAAGTTGGTACTAAGGTTCAATTTGGTGAAGATGGTCAACTTGAAGCTGAAGTGCTAGAAGATTTGGAACACGGTGGCAAGATTATCGAATTTCATTATCAAGGTATCTTTATGGAAATTTTGGAAAAATTAGGTGAAATGCCTTTGCCTCCATATATCAAAGAAAAGCTTGATGATCCTGACCGTTATCAAACCGTTTATGCGAAAGAAAATGGCTCAGCCGCTGCTCCAACTGCTGGTTTGCACTGGACAAAAGAATTATTGCAAAAGGTTGAGGATAAAGGTGTTAAGCTAGTTTATGTTACTTTGCACGTTGGTCTAGGAACATTCAGACCAGTTACTGAAACTGACGTTGACAAGCACGTGATGCATTCAGAATTTTATCGTTTGGATGAGGATTCAGCTAAAACTTTGAATGACGTTAAGAAAAATGGCGGCAAGATTGTTGCGACCGGAACAACTTCAATTAGAACTTTGGAAACAATTGGAACGAAGTTTAATGGTGAAATTAAGGCAGACTCTGGTTGGACTGATATTTTTATCAAACCGGGCTACCAATGGAAAGTTGTCGATGAATTTATCACTAACTTCCACTTGCCAAAATCAACATTAGTTATGCTTGTAGCAGCATTTACAGGTCGAGAAAATATTTTGAACGCATACCAACACGCTGTTGAAGAGAAGTATCGTTTCTTCAGTTTTGGCGATGCAATGTTCATTAAGTAGAGGGAATTTATGGAACCAGCTGTTAAATACACATTATTAAAGAAAGAAAAACATACTGGTGCACGATTAGGTTTGTTGGAAACTCCACATGGAACTTTCGAAACACCAATCTTCATGCCTGTTGGTACGGAAGCATCAGTTAAAAATATGGCACCTGAGGACCTTGAGAAAATCGGTGCAACTATCGTTTTAGCCAATACTTATCACCTTTGGTTACGTCCAGGCGAGGATATTGTTCAAGAAGCCGGTGGCTTACACAAGTTCATGAATTGGAATAAAGGTATTTTAACTGATTCCGGTGGCTTTCAAGTTTTCTCATTAGCCAATAACCGTGATATTACTGAAGCCGGCGTGCATTTCAAAAATCATTTGAATGGTCGTCGTGAATTCTTGTCACCTGAAAAAGCTATCAAGATTGAAAACTATTTGGGACCTGACATCATGATGAGTTTGGATGAATGTCCACCATTTTTCGAAAGCTACGATTACATCAAGAAGTCAGTTGCTAGAACTAGCCGTTGGGCTGAAAGAGGATTAGCAGCTCACCGTAATCCTGATTGGCAAGCACTCTTTGGAATTGTTCAAGGTGCTGGTTTTGAAGATTTACGTAAACAAAGTGCCCAAGATCTTGTCAGCATGGATTTCCCTGGTTATTCAATTGGGGGACTTTCTGTTGGTGAATCAAAGGATGAAATGAATCGTGTCCTAGATTTTACAACACCGATGTTGCCTGAAAACAAACCACGTTATCTAATGGGCGTTGGTACAGCCGATTCATTGATTGACGGAGTTATTCGTGGAATCGACATGTTTGACTGTGTATTGCCAACCAGAATTGCCAGAAATGGTACATGTATGACAACCCACGGTCGTTTAGTTGTTAAAAATGCTAAGTATGCTCGTGACTTTGGTCCGATTGATGCTGACTGTGACTGTTACGTTTGCCGTAATTATTCACGTGCTTACATTCGTCATTTGATCAACGCTAATGAATTATTTGGAACTCATTTGACGAGTTACCATAACTTGTACTTCTTGTTGAACTTGATGAAAGGTGTTCGTCAAGCTATCAGGGATGACAATTTATTGGAATTTAGAGAACATGTTTTTGAAGATTACGGTTTCAATCAGGAAAATGCTAAGAAATTTTAGAATATTTTGATAAGAAAAACCTACTAGTATGGAAACAATTTAAAATCTTTGTTACTCTATACTTATGCAAATTATTAAGAGGTGGAAAATTTGAATATGCTTACATTAGGTGCCGCAGGTGCCGGTGGCTCGATGACACTTTTGATTTTCGTTGTTATTATGTTCGTTGGTATGTACTTCCTATCCATTCGTCCACAAAAGAAACAACAACAAAAACGTCAAGAAATGCTTAAAGAAATGAACAAGGGTGACAAAGTTGTTACACTTGGTGGTATTAAAGGTAGAATCGCATCAATCGACCGTGAGAACAAAGAAGTCGTTGTTGACTGTGATGGAATTTATCTAACATTCGACTTGAACTTCATTCGTCGTTCAACTCCTGCTGATAAAGCAACTACTGATGCCGTTAAAGACGACAAGTCAGCAGCTGAAGAAAATGCAGAAGCAAAGACTGATGCAAAAGATGATGCTAAAGAAGTAGAAGCTCCTGCAGAAGATACAGCTGCTAAAACTGAAGAAGCACCAAAGTCTGACGATGCTGCTAAAGATGATACAAAAGAAGAAACAAAATAGTTTTAAATAAAAAAGATTGAAATCCATGGTGGCTCAATCTTTTTTTGTTTGGTTTTTTAAATATGCCGCCGGAGGGGGACAGGGATTGGGAGTACCGCTATGGGACCGACTTGAGCCAAGGTCTCAAGTCTCGATTTTGAGCTTCGCAAAGTACGCGAATCTCAAAACTCGTCCGTGGAGTAAGAGCTAAAGCTCTAACACCACTGTCACAGCGGTCTCCCATCCCTGTCCCCCTCCGGCTAGTTTAACTATTGAATTTGAGTCATTTATCTAATCGGGCAGAAGATATAATCCATATTATTTGCTTTAAAACTTGAAAATGTTATAACTGATTGACTGGATAGAATTTGGAGATTAATTTATGACTGATAAAGAGAGAAGTTCAAAACAGATAAAAGTTTCAAATTTAAGTAAGAAATCTCAAGCAAAGCTGAAAGAAATCAAACAGAAGCAAGGCTTAAAAACTGATGAAGAGGCAATTGAGTATTTAACAAGTTTCTTTGCCAAGAAGTAAATTATTAAAGATAAATAGAGAAGATGATATTCCAAATATTAGGAAGTCATCTTCTTTTTGTTTTTTTAATATCAAATATAATCAAGCCAATAAAAAAATTAGTTGGAAGAGCCGAGCATATTCATCTGCAGCGAAAGTGGCGTTATGGCTTTAGCCATTACACCACCGGGCGAGTTGGAGACTTTCCGTATTTTGGAAAGGCTTCAACCGAGGTTCGAGACCGTACTGTGGCTCGAACTGTACCGCGCAGCAGAATGAATATGCTCGGCTCTGGAAACGGCATCCTTAAATAGTATAAGTAATATTGTTTGCCTTAAAGTATGCTCTAAGGTCTAATATTAATAATGTAAAAAATAATAAGTCAATAATGCAGATGTTTAATAATTCATGATGTAAAATGTAAGTACATGATACTGTCAAAAGGAGCTTAAAATGGTTAAAGAGAGAGCAGCAATTTTTATTATTTTTGGGGGTTCTGGTGACTTAGCTCACCGTAAACTTTATCCTTCGTTATTCCGTTTGTATAAATCAGGATTCTTAAAGGATCACTTTGCCGTCATTGGAACGGCTCGTCGTCCTTGGAGTGATGATTATTTCCGCGAAACTGTTGTCACTTCTTTGAAAGAATCATTTGATGATGATGAAGCAATTATGAAGGAATTTGCACAACACTTCTTCTATCAATCACATGATGTTAATGATTCTGAACACTATATCGCTTTGAAAAACTTAGCTGCCAAACTAGATGATCAATTTGATGCTGGTCACAACCGCGTTTACTATATGGCAATTGCGCCTAGATTCTTTGGAACTGTCGCTGAACACATCAATTCTGAAGGTTTGAAAGCTGAAGGTTACAACCGTTTGGTTATTGAAAAGCCATTTGGCCGTGACCTCGATTCCGCTTGCGAATTGAATGGCAATATTTCTAAAGCCTTCCCAGAAGACGATATTTATCGTATCGATCACTATTTGGGTAAAGAAATGATTCAAGCTATTCCTAATATTCGAGCTCATAATGACAAATTTGAAGAAGCTTTAAATAGCAAATACGTTTCAAATATTCAAGTTACTTTGGCTGAAGCACTCGGTGTTGAGGATCGTGGTGGTTACTATGAAACCGCTGGTGTTTTACGTGATATGGTTCAAAATCACATCATGCAAATTATCGGTGCCGTTGCTAGTGACGAGCCAGAAGCAACTGAGGCAAAAGTTATTCACAAGAACAGAACTGAATTGTTCAATAGTTTGAAAGTTTTGACACCTGAAGAAGTTGACAAAGACTTTGTTCGTGGTCAATATGACACTGATGAACTTGCTGAAAACAAGGCTTATCGTCAAGAAGATAATGTTGCAGAGGATTCACAAATCGAAACATTTACAGCTGGTAAGATTCAATTTAACTCTGAGCGTTGGAGTGGCGTACCATTCTACGTTCGTTCTGGTAAGAGAATGCCTGCTAAATCTTCACGAATCGATATTGTCTTCAATGAAAAAGTTGAAGAACTTGGAATCAGACCTAATACTGTTGTTACATTGTTGATTGAAAAGGTTGATGGACATAAAGTTTTGATTAACGGAATTGATTATAAAGATTCTAAGCAAGACTTTATCAAGTTGCCTGATGAAACTAAGACTGATAAAGCTCGTGAAGCTTATGAAAGTTTGATTATCGATATCCTTGCTGGTAATAGAATTCACTTTACCCTTTGGGATGAATTGAGAAGTACTTGGAAATATATCGACGCTATTAGACAACGTTGGGACAGTCAAACAGCTGATTTTCCTAACTATCTTAGCGGAACTATGGGTCCAGATTCAGCTGAAATGCTTTTGGAACGTGACGGCAATTCATGGATTTGGGACTAAAGGCGGTGTTGTCTCATCTTTTTAAAGATTCCAATTAAAATTGAAGAAAACCGAAAAGTCATCCATGTTGACATGGATGCTTTTTTCGCATCTGTGGAAGAACGGGAACATCCCGAATATAAGAAAAAATGTTTAATCGTTGCTCAAGATCCACGCAAGCATAATCACCATGGAGTTGTAACAACTGCAAATTATAATGCTCGTAAGTATGGAGCCCATTCGGCTATGCCAGCTCAACAAGCAGTCGACTTGATTCCTAAAGATAAATTAGTTATTACGCCACCAAATTTTGAACTCTACCGCAGTGTGTCTAATCAGATTCACGATATCTTTGGCGATGTGACTGACAATTATCAGACCGTTGCCTTGGATGAAGCGTATCTGGATGTCACGCATAACAAGTTGGGCGAAGTGAATACCATTAAACTAGCAAATTACATTCAGCAACGAATTGTTAAAGAGACTGGTTTAACGTGTTCTGTTGGGATTTCTTATAATAAATTTCTAGCTAAAATGGCGTCGGATTATCGCAAACCGTTTGGTCGAACGATTATCCTAGGTAAGTATGCAAAAGAATTTCTCAAACCAATTCCTATTGAAAAATTCAATGGTATCGGTAAGGCAATGCAACAAAAGCTTCACGATATGGACGTCTATACTGGTGAAGATTTACAAAACATTGACCAAGATGAATTTTTGAAGAAGTTTGGCAAAATGGGTTACGTAATTTATAAACGAGTGCATGGCATTGATGATTCCCCAATTGAGGGTCACCGTTTGCGTAAGTCGATTGGTCGAGAACGGACTTATACTCGTAATCTAGTTACGGATGAACAAATTGACAAAGAACTGCATTTTTTAGCAGAGTTGGTCAGTAAAGATTTAAAGAAACAGCGTCAACATGGTAAGACGGTTGTCCTGAAATTGCGTAATTCGGAGTTTGAAACTATTACGAAACGAATGAGTTTTCAAGATTACGTCCAAACAAAAACGGATATTTATCGTGTTGCTAGGGATATTTATGATAAATTAAAGGTGAGAGATCAAAAGATTCGTTTATTGGGGATCACGATTACTAATTTAGATCCATTATCGTATGAAGAGGTTTCTTTAAACTTGTCTTACAAGGGGGACAATATTAATGAATAGCTTTGCCGAAATAATTGCAACAATTAAAAAATATGATAGAATTATCATTCTACGTCATCAAAATCCAGATCCTGATGCATTGGGGTCACAAGCTGGTTTAGCAACGACTCTTCGTCAAGCATTTCCAGATAAGAAAATTTTAATTGGTGGTAACGACACTGAAGGACTCAAATGGTTATCAACTGCTGAAACTGTAACTGATGCAGATTATCAAGGAGCACTCGTTATTGTCACTGATACTGCTAATCAACCAAGAATTGACGATCAACGTTTTGATGATGGGGATTTCTTAATTAAGATCGATCACCATCCTAATGATGATGCTTATGGAGATCAACTTTTCGTTAACACTAAGGCTAGTTCTAGTTCGGAAATCGTGGCTGATTTGATTGAAAGCTGTGATGAACTACAATTGACCAAGGAAGTTGCTTATTATTTGTATGCCGGAATTGTCGGTGATACAGGTAGATTTCTATATCCATCAACAACACAACATACGATGGAAGTCGGTGGCCAATGTATCGCTTTGGGTGTAGATACTGCTGCCATCAACAACAAGATGAATGAAATTACATTGCAACAAGCTAAGCTTCAAGGTATTCTGTTTGATAATTTACAAATTGATGCCTCGGGTGCAGCCTATGCAGTGATTGATCTCGACTTAATGAAGAAATTGGGTATCAATCAAGAACAAGCCAATTCTGTTGTTTCGACACCAGGCCGTTTGAAGGAAGTTTGCTCATGGATGGAAGCTGTTCAAAAAGATGATGGTACTTTCAGAATGCATTTGCGTTCTCAAGGTCCAATCATCAATGAACTAGCTAAAGAACATGATGGTGGAGGTCACCCATTAGCAAGTGGTGCCACTGCCCAAAACGCTGCCGAAGTGGAACAGATGTTTGAAGAGCTTAAAGAGATAGTTACTGAATATAACCAGAAGGGTGAATAGATGACTAAATTTTCGCAATACAACTTTAATGACTCAATCAATAAGTCGTTGAAAGAAATACATTTTGAGGAACCAACCGAGGTTCAAGAGGCCGTAATTTCTTTAGTTAATAAGAAAAAAGATATTATTGTTCAATCAGAAACAGGTTCCGGTAAGACACATGCTTTCTTGTTGCCATCAATGAATGCTTTGACTGACAAGCAAGAAGTTCAACTTTTGATTGCTACTCCAAGTCGTGAGTTGGCTTATCAAATTTATGAAGACACACAAGCAATTTTGAAGAACTACCCAGAAGAATATAATGCCTTTATCTTCGTTGGTGGTTCTGACCGTGATCGTCAAAAGAGAAAGCTTGAAGCTCACCAACCACAAATTGCTATCGGTACTCCCGGAAGACTCTGGGATTTAATCCGTGAAAATGATTTGCACATTGAAAATGTAGAACGTTTCGTTGTCGATGAAGCTGACATGACTTTGGACATGGGCTTCTTAGATGATGTTGAACATATTACAAGTAAATTGCCAGATAACCGTGAAATGATGGTTTTCTCAGCTACAATTCCACAAAAACTAGAACCATACTTGAAGAAGTACATGCATGGTCCTCAACGAGTAGAAATCAAGAACGGGACAATCATTCCTAGAAACGTAAGCAATTGGCTAATGTCTAGTCACGGACGTGATAAGAAACAAATGATTTACCAATTGATCACATTAGGAGAACCATACCTAGTTTTGATTTTCGCTAACACTAAGAAGTCAGTTGATGAGATTTACAACTATCTTCGCAGCCAAGGCCTAAAAGTAGCTCGTATCCATGGTGGATTAACACCACGTGAAAGAAAACGTGCTATGAAACAAGTCGAAAACATGGAATACCAATTCGTTGTAGCAACAGATTTAGCAGCCCGTGGTATCGACATCAGCGGAGTTTCACACGTAATTAATGCTGAAATTCCTGACGACTTAGACTTTTTCATTCACCGTGTTGGTAGAACAGGACGTAACAAGATGTCCGGTACAGCCATTACGATTTATGAACCAGGCGAAGAAAACAAAATCGATGACATCGAACACATGGGAATCAAGTTTGAAAACAAGGATATCAAGAATGGTGAAATCGTTGATGTCGTAGAACGTGACAGACGAGTACACCGTAGAGCTACCCAAGAAAAACTTGATACTAAGTTAGTTGGCTTTGTTAAGAAGCAAAAGACCAAGAGAAAACCAGGTTACAAGAATAAGATTAAAAAGGCGATTAACGAAGAACATCGTCAACAAAGAAAACTTCAAAACAGACAAAATAAGAGACAAGAACGTGAAGCTAGAAAGAATAGCCACAAGTAGTTTTTGTTAGGCCGTTTCCAGAGCTGAGAGTATTCATCTGCTGCGCGGCACGGTCCGAGCCAAAAGGCGGTCTCGAACCTCGGTTGAAGCCTTTCCAAAAACCGGAAAGTCTCCAACACGTCCGGTGGTGTAATGGCTAAAGCCATAACGCCACTTTCGCTGCGGATGAATACTCTCAGCTCTTCCAACTAATTTATTTTTTGTTGGAATCTTTAGTTATTAATACAAAAATGAGGAAGATGATTTTTCCATTTAGGGGAAATTGTTTTCTTTTTTTAATCTTTTGATCTGTATACAAGTTAACGAAACATTTTAAAATACAATTCAAACTAGAGAATCAAAGAGTCGGAGGGGATGAGAATATTCACCAGCT contains:
- a CDS encoding DHH family phosphoesterase, with the translated sequence MNSFAEIIATIKKYDRIIILRHQNPDPDALGSQAGLATTLRQAFPDKKILIGGNDTEGLKWLSTAETVTDADYQGALVIVTDTANQPRIDDQRFDDGDFLIKIDHHPNDDAYGDQLFVNTKASSSSEIVADLIESCDELQLTKEVAYYLYAGIVGDTGRFLYPSTTQHTMEVGGQCIALGVDTAAINNKMNEITLQQAKLQGILFDNLQIDASGAAYAVIDLDLMKKLGINQEQANSVVSTPGRLKEVCSWMEAVQKDDGTFRMHLRSQGPIINELAKEHDGGGHPLASGATAQNAAEVEQMFEELKEIVTEYNQKGE
- the tgt gene encoding tRNA guanosine(34) transglycosylase Tgt: MEPAVKYTLLKKEKHTGARLGLLETPHGTFETPIFMPVGTEASVKNMAPEDLEKIGATIVLANTYHLWLRPGEDIVQEAGGLHKFMNWNKGILTDSGGFQVFSLANNRDITEAGVHFKNHLNGRREFLSPEKAIKIENYLGPDIMMSLDECPPFFESYDYIKKSVARTSRWAERGLAAHRNPDWQALFGIVQGAGFEDLRKQSAQDLVSMDFPGYSIGGLSVGESKDEMNRVLDFTTPMLPENKPRYLMGVGTADSLIDGVIRGIDMFDCVLPTRIARNGTCMTTHGRLVVKNAKYARDFGPIDADCDCYVCRNYSRAYIRHLINANELFGTHLTSYHNLYFLLNLMKGVRQAIRDDNLLEFREHVFEDYGFNQENAKKF
- the queA gene encoding tRNA preQ1(34) S-adenosylmethionine ribosyltransferase-isomerase QueA; this encodes MSLSTEDFDYDLPEELIAQTPIKDRDQSRLLVLDHETGEYQDKHFYDILDYLNPGDALVMNNSRVLPARLYGSKEDTDGHEEVLLLNNIEGDKWEVLMKPAKRAKVGTKVQFGEDGQLEAEVLEDLEHGGKIIEFHYQGIFMEILEKLGEMPLPPYIKEKLDDPDRYQTVYAKENGSAAAPTAGLHWTKELLQKVEDKGVKLVYVTLHVGLGTFRPVTETDVDKHVMHSEFYRLDEDSAKTLNDVKKNGGKIVATGTTSIRTLETIGTKFNGEIKADSGWTDIFIKPGYQWKVVDEFITNFHLPKSTLVMLVAAFTGRENILNAYQHAVEEKYRFFSFGDAMFIK
- the yajC gene encoding preprotein translocase subunit YajC, with translation MLTLGAAGAGGSMTLLIFVVIMFVGMYFLSIRPQKKQQQKRQEMLKEMNKGDKVVTLGGIKGRIASIDRENKEVVVDCDGIYLTFDLNFIRRSTPADKATTDAVKDDKSAAEENAEAKTDAKDDAKEVEAPAEDTAAKTEEAPKSDDAAKDDTKEETK
- a CDS encoding DEAD/DEAH box helicase, with amino-acid sequence MTKFSQYNFNDSINKSLKEIHFEEPTEVQEAVISLVNKKKDIIVQSETGSGKTHAFLLPSMNALTDKQEVQLLIATPSRELAYQIYEDTQAILKNYPEEYNAFIFVGGSDRDRQKRKLEAHQPQIAIGTPGRLWDLIRENDLHIENVERFVVDEADMTLDMGFLDDVEHITSKLPDNREMMVFSATIPQKLEPYLKKYMHGPQRVEIKNGTIIPRNVSNWLMSSHGRDKKQMIYQLITLGEPYLVLIFANTKKSVDEIYNYLRSQGLKVARIHGGLTPRERKRAMKQVENMEYQFVVATDLAARGIDISGVSHVINAEIPDDLDFFIHRVGRTGRNKMSGTAITIYEPGEENKIDDIEHMGIKFENKDIKNGEIVDVVERDRRVHRRATQEKLDTKLVGFVKKQKTKRKPGYKNKIKKAINEEHRQQRKLQNRQNKRQEREARKNSHK
- the dinB gene encoding DNA polymerase IV, with amino-acid sequence MEENRKVIHVDMDAFFASVEEREHPEYKKKCLIVAQDPRKHNHHGVVTTANYNARKYGAHSAMPAQQAVDLIPKDKLVITPPNFELYRSVSNQIHDIFGDVTDNYQTVALDEAYLDVTHNKLGEVNTIKLANYIQQRIVKETGLTCSVGISYNKFLAKMASDYRKPFGRTIILGKYAKEFLKPIPIEKFNGIGKAMQQKLHDMDVYTGEDLQNIDQDEFLKKFGKMGYVIYKRVHGIDDSPIEGHRLRKSIGRERTYTRNLVTDEQIDKELHFLAELVSKDLKKQRQHGKTVVLKLRNSEFETITKRMSFQDYVQTKTDIYRVARDIYDKLKVRDQKIRLLGITITNLDPLSYEEVSLNLSYKGDNINE
- the zwf gene encoding glucose-6-phosphate dehydrogenase, which encodes MVKERAAIFIIFGGSGDLAHRKLYPSLFRLYKSGFLKDHFAVIGTARRPWSDDYFRETVVTSLKESFDDDEAIMKEFAQHFFYQSHDVNDSEHYIALKNLAAKLDDQFDAGHNRVYYMAIAPRFFGTVAEHINSEGLKAEGYNRLVIEKPFGRDLDSACELNGNISKAFPEDDIYRIDHYLGKEMIQAIPNIRAHNDKFEEALNSKYVSNIQVTLAEALGVEDRGGYYETAGVLRDMVQNHIMQIIGAVASDEPEATEAKVIHKNRTELFNSLKVLTPEEVDKDFVRGQYDTDELAENKAYRQEDNVAEDSQIETFTAGKIQFNSERWSGVPFYVRSGKRMPAKSSRIDIVFNEKVEELGIRPNTVVTLLIEKVDGHKVLINGIDYKDSKQDFIKLPDETKTDKAREAYESLIIDILAGNRIHFTLWDELRSTWKYIDAIRQRWDSQTADFPNYLSGTMGPDSAEMLLERDGNSWIWD